The Calothrix sp. PCC 7507 DNA segment CCATCTCTTTAGTATGCTTTTTTGGACCGCTGCTGGCAGCTCGTAAAGGCATGAAGAAAGCTAAGGAAGAATTACTAAGTGAAATCGCCAAACAGTTTCAAGTAGACTATGGTCGTACTCATACAATTCTGAGTGGTGATGCAGAAATTTTGAAAAAAGAATCTGCCAAGCTGCAAGAATTGCGTTCTCTCTACACATTGACTAATGAATTCCCTGTGTGGCCTTTTGATATCACAACTTTACGTCAGTATCTATTGTCTGTAGCGACACCGCTGCTTCCTTTGGTAATTAAGTTCGGAGAATACTTGTTTAAGAATATATTTAAGTAATAAAACAGTGAGTCAAGGCACAAAAATTTTGTGCCGCTACCTGTGGACTTCATTTACCTGAAAAACTTTGTAGTTTAAAATCAGCAATACTCCCAGAGGAAGTTACTAGGTGAATGCACAGTTATCAGAAATGTGCCAAGGCAAATTATCCCGAACCCATACCCCATCCAAAAATATAAATTGCCGGAAAACATGATGAATTCATATTTTTAGGTTTTGAGTACATGATTAATAGCTATTAATAGATGTAATATTTAACATGAGATAATTATCAATTGAAGTATGAAGGATAAAATTACTCTGCCTGTTAATAGCTAGAAGTCATCAGTAAATTATCTAATTATCAATAATTAATTGGCAATTTTAATTGAGAATATATAATACATAGACTTCCTGGCTGTGGCTATTTCTAATGCTTCTCTTCATCCAGTTTAGAAAACCAAGCGCGCCAACGCTACAAGTTAAAAAAGGGAAAAGTAATGTCTAAAACCTTCGCAACCATCGACGGGAATGAGGCTGTAGCCCACGTTGCTTACAAATTAAATGAAGTAATAGCCATTTATCCCATCACCCCCTCTTCAGCAATGGGTGAATGGGCAGATGCTTGGTCAGCGGAGGGTCGTCCTAACCTCTGGGGGACTATTCCCAGTGTGGTGCAGATGCAGAGTGAAGGCGGGGCGGCTGGGGCTGTACACGGGGCACTGCAAACAGGTTCCCTGAGTACTACTTTTACAGCTTCCCAGGGATTATTACTGATGATTCCCAACCTTTACAAAATCGCTGGGGAATTGACTAGTGCCGTGGTTCATGTGGCTGCACGTTCCTTGGCTACCCACGCCCTATCAATTTTTGGCGACCATAGTGATGTGATGGCAGCCCGTGCTACTGGCTTTGCCTTGTTGTGTTCGGCTTCGGTGCAAGAAAGTCTAGACTTTGCCCTGATTGCCCATGCTGCGACTCTAGAGACGCGGGTGTCGTTTATGCACTTCTTTGATGGCTTCCGTACATCACATGAAGTGCAAAAAGTCAAGTTGTTGGCAGATGATGATTTACGATCGCTCATTAACGAAGATTTAATCTTAGCCCATCGCGCCCGCGCTCTCACTCCAGACCGCCCAGTGTTGCGGGGTACAGCCCAAAACCCGGATGTTTTCTTCCAAGCTCGCGAAGGCACTAACCTCTACTATGATGCTACTCCCGACATTGTTCAGCGCCTGATGGATCAATTAGGCGATCGCACAGGAAGATATTACCAAATTTATGAATACCACGGCGCAGCCGATGCCGATCGCCTAATTGTCCTCATGGGTTCCGGTTGTGAAACTGTCCATGAAACCGTAGATTATCTCAATGCCCTGGGGGAAAAAGTGGGTGTGGTGAAGGTGCGGTTATATCGTCCCTTTGATGTGGCTAGATTTGTCGCAGCATTACCTAATAGTGTAAAGGCGATCGCAGTCCTTGACCGCACCAAAGAACCAGGTAGCACTGGGGAACCGTTGTATTTAGATGTGGTAGCGGCGATTCATGAAAGCAATCCAAAATCCAAAATCCAAAATCTAAAATCCGTTGTTGGTGGCCGGTATGGTTTGTCATCGAAAGAATTTACCCCAGCGATGGTGAAAGGTGTTTTTGACAACCTCGCCTCAGCCAAACCGCAAAACCACTTTACTATCGGTATTAATGACGACGTTAGTCATACTTCCCTCAGCTTTGACCCCAATTTCTCCACCGAACCAGATAGCGTTGTCCGCGCCATGTTTTACGGGTTAGGTTCCGATGGGACAGTTGGTGCTAATAAGAACTCAATCAAGATTATTGGTGAAGAAACTGACAATTACGCCCAAGGCTACTTTGTCTACGACTCCAAGAAATCCGGCTCGATGACGGTTTCTCATCTCCGTTTCGGGAAAGAACCAATTCGTTCAACTTACCTCATCGACAAAGCTAATTTTATTGGTTGTCATCACTGGGGCTTTTTGGAACACATAGATGTTCTCAAAGCTGCGACGAAAGGAGCGACTATTCTTGTTAACAGTCCCTATGATGCTGATGCTGTTTGGAAATATTTACCCTCGACTGTACAGCAGCAAATTATCGACAAACAGCTGAAGTTATATGTGATTAATGCTAACCAAGTTGCCCGTGAAAGTGGCATGGGTCGTAGAATCAACACGATAATGCAAGTATGTTTCTTTGCCTTAGCAGGGGTATTGCCAGAAAAAGACGCCATTGCCAAAATTAAACAAGCAATTGAAAAAACCTACGGTAAAAAAGGCGCGGAAGTTGTCCGGATGAACCTGCAAGCCGTAGATAACACCCTGGAAAACTTGCATCAAGTCAAAGTTTTTTCTCCCCCTGCCCCCTGCCCCCTGCCCCCTGCCTCTCTCCTCCCCAACGCGCCGGAATTTGTGCGGGAAGTCTTGGGTAAAATCATGACATGGCAGGGTGATGATTTACCAGTAAGTGCCCTCCCCGCTGATGGCACTTTCCCCAGTGGGACAACCAAGTGGGAAAAACGCAACGTAGCTGAAGAGATTCCCGCATGGGATAAGGATGTCTGCGTTCAGTGTGGTAAGTGTGTGATGGTTTGTCCCCACGCTGCTATTCGCGCCAAGGTGTATCAAGCAAGTGAGTTGGTGAATGCACCGTCAACTTTTAAGTCAACCGATGCCAAGGATAGGGACTTTGCCAACCAAAAATTTACGATTCAGGTAGCCCCAGAAGACTGCACAGGCTGCGTTATTTGCGTGAATGTCTGCCCAGCCAAAAATAAATCTGAGCCATTACGCAAGGCGATTAACATGGTGCAGCAGCTACCTTTGCGGGAACAGGAGCGGAAAAACTGGGATTTCTTCTTGAGTTTGCCCAATCCTGATAGAAGGGAGTTGAAACTGAATCTAATTCGCCAACAACAACTGCAAGAACCTTTATTTGAATTCTCCGGTGCTTGTGCTGGTTGTGGTGAGACACCTTATTTAAAATTATTAACACAACTATTTGGCGATCGCTCCGTGATAGCCAACGCCACAGGTTGTTCTTCCATCTACGGCGGGAATTTACCCACAACCCCTTGGACAACCAATGCCGAAGGAAGAGGCCCAGCATGGTCTAATAGTTTATTTGAAGATAATGCCGAATTTGGTTTTGGCTTCCGTCTTTCACTAGATAAACAAGCCGAATTTGCAGCGGAATTGTTGCAAAAGTTAGGGCATGGGGCATGGGGAATACCTCATGATTTGGTGGAGTCTATTCTCAACGCCAAGCAAAATTCTGAGGCTGATATTTGGGAACAGCGGGAACGGGTAGCGCTGTTGAAACAGAAGCTAGATGAACTGTTGCAAAAACAGAATACAGAGAATCACCATGCCCCATGCCCCATGCCCCATGCCCAACTCCAAAATCTAAAATCCTTAGCTGATTATCTCGTCAAAAAAAGCGTCTGGATTGTCGGCGGTGACGGCTGGGCGTATGATATTGACTTTCACGGCATCGATCATGTATTGGCAAGTGGTCGCAATGTAAATATCCTGGTGATGGATACAGAAGTGTATTCTAATACAGGTGGGCAATCTTCCAAAGCTACCCCACGGGCTGCAGTTGCGAAGTTTGCCGCCAGTGGTAAGCCTAGGGGTAAGAAAGACTTGGGTTTAATTGCCATGACTTACGGCAATGTCTACGTAGCCAGTGTAGCTTTAGGTGCTAGGGATGAACATACCCTCAAGGCATTTCTGGAAGCAGAAGCGTTTGATGGCCCATCATTGATTATTGCTTATAGTCATTGCATCGCCCACGGCATCGACATGACCACAGGGATGAATCACCAGAAAACCTTGATAGAATCAGGTCGTTGGTTGTTGTATCGCTATAATCCTGAGTTGCAAAAAGAGGGTAAGAATCCTTTGCAATTGGATATGCGATCGCCTAAACAACCAATAGATGAATCCATGTATCAAGAAAATCGTTTCAAAATGCTCACCAAGAGTAAGCCGGAAGTTGCCAAACAACTGCTAGCACAAGCGCAAGCCGAAGTAGATGCGCGTTGGCAGATGTATCAATATTTGGCAAATAGGTAATGGCTAATGGGTAATGGGTTTTTGCCTATTACCTATTATCAGCAATCTGTATTTAGTAAAAGCTTACTATTTCAGAACCAGAACTCTGTCCTCCCTATTTATAGAGGTTCTCGTTATATGTGAGTACACCCATGAGGACACGGCAGTGCCGTGTCCCTACACCTCGAAATATATAGCGGTTTTCAGAGCAGTTATGACCGATGCATCAACATGCATAAGTAAGTCGGCACAATAAAACCAAACTATGTGAAGAAAAGTCAACGAAGCTCAAACCCTATTTTCTCCCGTATTCTGGCTGGTTGTTGAGCGTAGCCGAAACACTGCCTCCCATCTTATCCCAATGATAATTATTGACGCTGACCTACTCAATCAACCATTAACCATTCCCTATTTTCCCAATTAACTCAATGAAGAAAATCTATTAATCACTTTCACTGCCTGCGCTACACCATCCTCTGCTCGAATCTTTGCACCAAGGGACAAAGCTCGTCGGCGAACTTCTTCATCATTCACTGCAACATTAATAGCTGCTGCTAACTTTTCTGCTGTTAAATGTTTTTTGGGAATTGGTTTCGGCCCCACTCCGAGTGCTTCGACTCGCTGACCCCAAAAAGGCTGATCACCAAAGAAAGGAATAATGATATTGGGAATACCTGCTCTCAACGCAGCAGCAGTTGTCCCTGCACCACCATGATGCATAACAGCAGCTACTTGAGGAAATAACCAATCATGAGGAATTGCTTCTAGCTTAAAAACATCATTGGGTAAATCTGCGTTGCCAATATCACCCCATCCGGTGAGCAAAATACCGCGCTGTCCAGTGTTTTTTAAGGCAGTTAAGACAATTTCTCTCAGCGCCGTCGGATTTTGACCCGTCATACTACCAAAACCGATGCACAAAGGAGGCTTACCATTTGCCAGAAAATCGAGGAGTTGGGGAGGTGGGACGAAATCTGCTGGAGCGTCTAAAAACCAATAACCCGTGACTATCGTGCTGGAATCCCAGTCACTTGGTCGAGGAATTAGATGGGAACTGTAAGCGTAAAGAACTGGGCTGGAATCACCATAACTGCCGAGAATTTCTTTCTCATTCCACGAACGCGGTCTTAAGCCGAGACGCTCTTGACGCCATTGATTGATGACATTCAAATAAGGCGCTGTCAGCAGTGGCAAAAGCTGGTAGGTTAGTTGATTATACCAGCCTCCTTTTAAGTTAGGAAAGATGGGACTAGGAAAAGCAGTTGTGGGAGTGTATAGGGGCAAAAGTAGGCTCATGAAGCCGGGAATATTTAACTTTTCAGCGATATGATATCCACCTAGGGCTTTGGGATGATAGATAAGTATCTCTGCTTCTTGCGCTGCTATCCATGCTTCATCCAGAGTTTGACGGATGATTGGCATAGTTTGCTGCCAAAGAAAAAAGGCATTACCCTTAGATTCAATTGCTGCTCGACCTGCGTCAGTATCAATCAACTTTAGCAATTGATCATTCATATACGCATAATTCAAGCCATATTCACTGATGAATAATTGAAAGCGGCTGCTTGTGCAGATAGTGACTGTATGCCCAGCTTGCTTTAGAGCAACACCTAATGCTACAAACGGTTGTACATCGCCGCGCGTGCCGACAGTGATAATGACAATCTTCATTATCCACCCCATTTTCCTGAGAGAACAGCAGAATGAATGTACTTATCTGCGAATTCGGCAGGTTTTATGCAAAATTTATAGAAAGCCACGGGAAACTCGATCCCCTCCCTTCGGGACGCTCCGCGAACGTGGGTGGAGAGGGATAGTCGCCCCGTTGACGGTTAACCGTCAATGCCAAATCCCATCCCTTTTTAGGGGATGGAATGAGCCTAAAAATACTACTTTTTCATATTGGCACTTAAAAAGCGATCGCTCTATTCATCAAGATAAGCGATCGCCCTTGATGCACCAAATACCTTTGGGAGTAAGTAAGTGGACACAATTAAACTAACTATGTAGAAAAAAGTATCTGTAGGGTGGGCAGTGCCCACCCTACGTATAGTTCAAAAATCAAATAGGAGTCCTATATGTAGAAAAAAGCATGAATACTCGATGTAGTAGATGGAGTAGAGAGATAGGGCAAACCAACCTACCTCTCTAAATAATTATTTCTTAGCAATTATCCAAACTGCATGAATAATCCCTGGAATATAACCGAAAAGTGTCAAAACTATATTAATCCAAAAGTCTAGACCAAAACCAACTTGCAAAAACACACCCAGTGGTGGTAAGAAAATTGCACACAGAATCCGAACTAAATCCATTCCAACCTCCTAATTCATATTAAAATAAGCAGTTTTTTGGTTAAGTAATACACTACTGCTCGTACTCATTTGTCCATTTCAAAGATAACATTCCTAGCCTGGATTGATAGTACCTTTAAGTTCGGTAAACCGGACTAACTAACCACCACTGATTTTGGCTTTGTAACCAATTTTGGTCAGTAACTCAACAATTTTCTGTTTGTGATCGCCCTGAATTTCAATTTCATTATCTTTAACAGTGCCACCTGTACCGCACTGGCTTTTCAATTGTTTCACTAAATCTGCCAAAGTTTCTGGTTTAGCTTGAAAACCACTAATCACCGTCACAGTTTTGCCTTTACGTCCTTTTCGAGAAGCTTGGACTTTAAGATTCTGTTGTTGCGGTGGTAGTTCGGGAATTGGTCTTTCTAATGCGGGTGAGTTGTCGTTGCCAAATTCGCGGTAGATGAAGTTTTTATCGGAGGATTTAAAATTGGAAGAAGACATAAAATTTAATTAAGGGAAATTGGAAATAGAGTTATTTTACTTAGCGATCGCACCCAGCAACCAGCAATTAATAATATTCTAAGCTAACAGCAAGATTCACTGACACGTGCAGAAGTCAGAATTTGGGAGTTAGGAGTCAGAAGGCTTGTGTCTTCTAACTCCTGTATTCTAACTCCTGTATCCTGACTCCTATATTCTGACTCCTGTCTTCCCTATTTAAGAATAATGCACCTGAGTTGAGAGTGATGTTGACAATCAAAGTGCCCCAGACTTTTCTATAATTGAGTTCGTCCCGTCAGAGAAATCAGTCCGTGACTACCACTCCCATCTCTCCAAGATTTCCATCCACTACTCAGGTTCCCGATACACAAGGACGCTTTGGACGCTTTGGCGGTAAGTATGTCCCGGAAACCTTGATGCCGGCGCTTGCAGAACTAGAAACGGCTTACCAGCAATACCGCAGGGACCCCAATTTTCTCGCCGAACTGCAGAATTTATTGCGCGACTATGTCGGACGTGCCACACCGTTATATTTTGCGGAACGATTAACTGCTAACTATGCCAGACCTGATGGCACTGGTCCACAAATCTATCTCAAGCGTGAAGACTTAAATCACACTGGCGCTCACAAAATTAATAATGCCCTAGGTCAAGTATTGTTGGCGAAGCGCATGGGTAAGCAACGGATTATTGCTGAAACTGGCGCGGGACAACATGGAGTGGCTACGGCTACAGTCTGCGCTCGTTTTGGTCTGGAATGCATCATTTATATGGGCGTTCATGATATGGAACGTCAAGCTTTGAATGTGTTCAGAATGAAGTTGATGGGGGCAGAAGTCCGGCCCGTGGTGGCGGGAACAGGAACTCTCAAAGACGCAACTTCTGAGGCCATCCGCGATTGGGTGACGAATGTGGAAACCACCCACTACATCCTGGGTTCAGTGGCTGGTCCTCACCCTTACCCGATGATGGTGCGCGATTTCCATGCAGTAATTGGGCAAGAAACTCGCGCCCAAGCAATTGAAAAATGGGGCGGTTTGCCAGATATTCTCATGGCTTGTGTGGGTGGTGGTTCTAATGCGATGGGACTGTTTTATGAGTTTATCCATGAATCATCTGTGCGATTAATTGGGGTTGAGGCGGCTGGAGAAGGTGTCAATACTGATAAACATGCAGCAACCTTGACAAAAGGACAGGTTGGTGTATTGCACGGGGCGATGAGCTATTTGCTGCAAGATGACGACGGACAAGTAATTGAAGCGCACTCGATTAGCGCGGGGTTAGACTATCC contains these protein-coding regions:
- the nifJ gene encoding pyruvate:ferredoxin (flavodoxin) oxidoreductase, yielding MSKTFATIDGNEAVAHVAYKLNEVIAIYPITPSSAMGEWADAWSAEGRPNLWGTIPSVVQMQSEGGAAGAVHGALQTGSLSTTFTASQGLLLMIPNLYKIAGELTSAVVHVAARSLATHALSIFGDHSDVMAARATGFALLCSASVQESLDFALIAHAATLETRVSFMHFFDGFRTSHEVQKVKLLADDDLRSLINEDLILAHRARALTPDRPVLRGTAQNPDVFFQAREGTNLYYDATPDIVQRLMDQLGDRTGRYYQIYEYHGAADADRLIVLMGSGCETVHETVDYLNALGEKVGVVKVRLYRPFDVARFVAALPNSVKAIAVLDRTKEPGSTGEPLYLDVVAAIHESNPKSKIQNLKSVVGGRYGLSSKEFTPAMVKGVFDNLASAKPQNHFTIGINDDVSHTSLSFDPNFSTEPDSVVRAMFYGLGSDGTVGANKNSIKIIGEETDNYAQGYFVYDSKKSGSMTVSHLRFGKEPIRSTYLIDKANFIGCHHWGFLEHIDVLKAATKGATILVNSPYDADAVWKYLPSTVQQQIIDKQLKLYVINANQVARESGMGRRINTIMQVCFFALAGVLPEKDAIAKIKQAIEKTYGKKGAEVVRMNLQAVDNTLENLHQVKVFSPPAPCPLPPASLLPNAPEFVREVLGKIMTWQGDDLPVSALPADGTFPSGTTKWEKRNVAEEIPAWDKDVCVQCGKCVMVCPHAAIRAKVYQASELVNAPSTFKSTDAKDRDFANQKFTIQVAPEDCTGCVICVNVCPAKNKSEPLRKAINMVQQLPLREQERKNWDFFLSLPNPDRRELKLNLIRQQQLQEPLFEFSGACAGCGETPYLKLLTQLFGDRSVIANATGCSSIYGGNLPTTPWTTNAEGRGPAWSNSLFEDNAEFGFGFRLSLDKQAEFAAELLQKLGHGAWGIPHDLVESILNAKQNSEADIWEQRERVALLKQKLDELLQKQNTENHHAPCPMPHAQLQNLKSLADYLVKKSVWIVGGDGWAYDIDFHGIDHVLASGRNVNILVMDTEVYSNTGGQSSKATPRAAVAKFAASGKPRGKKDLGLIAMTYGNVYVASVALGARDEHTLKAFLEAEAFDGPSLIIAYSHCIAHGIDMTTGMNHQKTLIESGRWLLYRYNPELQKEGKNPLQLDMRSPKQPIDESMYQENRFKMLTKSKPEVAKQLLAQAQAEVDARWQMYQYLANR
- a CDS encoding glycosyltransferase codes for the protein MKIVIITVGTRGDVQPFVALGVALKQAGHTVTICTSSRFQLFISEYGLNYAYMNDQLLKLIDTDAGRAAIESKGNAFFLWQQTMPIIRQTLDEAWIAAQEAEILIYHPKALGGYHIAEKLNIPGFMSLLLPLYTPTTAFPSPIFPNLKGGWYNQLTYQLLPLLTAPYLNVINQWRQERLGLRPRSWNEKEILGSYGDSSPVLYAYSSHLIPRPSDWDSSTIVTGYWFLDAPADFVPPPQLLDFLANGKPPLCIGFGSMTGQNPTALREIVLTALKNTGQRGILLTGWGDIGNADLPNDVFKLEAIPHDWLFPQVAAVMHHGGAGTTAAALRAGIPNIIIPFFGDQPFWGQRVEALGVGPKPIPKKHLTAEKLAAAINVAVNDEEVRRRALSLGAKIRAEDGVAQAVKVINRFSSLS
- a CDS encoding YqaE/Pmp3 family membrane protein, which translates into the protein MDLVRILCAIFLPPLGVFLQVGFGLDFWINIVLTLFGYIPGIIHAVWIIAKK
- a CDS encoding translation initiation factor; protein product: MSSSNFKSSDKNFIYREFGNDNSPALERPIPELPPQQQNLKVQASRKGRKGKTVTVISGFQAKPETLADLVKQLKSQCGTGGTVKDNEIEIQGDHKQKIVELLTKIGYKAKISGG
- the trpB gene encoding tryptophan synthase subunit beta produces the protein MTTTPISPRFPSTTQVPDTQGRFGRFGGKYVPETLMPALAELETAYQQYRRDPNFLAELQNLLRDYVGRATPLYFAERLTANYARPDGTGPQIYLKREDLNHTGAHKINNALGQVLLAKRMGKQRIIAETGAGQHGVATATVCARFGLECIIYMGVHDMERQALNVFRMKLMGAEVRPVVAGTGTLKDATSEAIRDWVTNVETTHYILGSVAGPHPYPMMVRDFHAVIGQETRAQAIEKWGGLPDILMACVGGGSNAMGLFYEFIHESSVRLIGVEAAGEGVNTDKHAATLTKGQVGVLHGAMSYLLQDDDGQVIEAHSISAGLDYPGVGPEHSYLKDTARAEYYSVTDTEALAAFQRLSRLEGIIPALETSHAIAYLETLCPQLTDSPRIVINCSGRGDKDVQTVAKFLNPA